One Rhizoctonia solani chromosome 1, complete sequence DNA window includes the following coding sequences:
- a CDS encoding NADH dehydrogenase has protein sequence MIPVRRTTATLVKAFVPMPRYYRPLTGFRRAPLFSNEFAYSSKFSTTIPRRADPSPIPGSPAPLPPSRSSIILRRSVTGLKWAGFLIGSSVLGIGLLTGALFIHDVFTYNDRHLEKVPVNPLALKPETGGPKNLPIASSLVGDEEDEEAKYLSTKPRLVIVGGGWGAVGVLQKLHPADYHVTIVSPETYTNFTPLLPSAAVGTVQVRSLIEPLRKLVARVHGHFVCGKAVDIAFSDQLLEVETQSGNGTRRMYIPYDKLIIAVGSVSAQHGVPGLENCFQLKNIRDAQAIRRRIYDNFEIAALPTTSSGERKRLLSFVICGGGPTGVETAAEIYDLCQEDIMQYYPKLLREEVSIHIIQSRDHILNTYSESISQYAEQKFNRDNVNIITNARVKAVYPDRVEYEQREPNGKVLYSIPSNFVLWSTGIAMNPFTQRVSNLLPNQVHRKAIEVDAHLRVKGAPLGTVYAVGDASTIETSIVGHLLELVDEADKNKDGRIDYDEWEIMATRIRKKFPMTDQHIAKLRELFDAYDKDHDGSLGLNELVVLLEELGNKITALPATAQVASQQGKYLGRKLSKLARQKRILAANDIDFDDDATYSDPFKYKHLGSLAYIGNAAVFDLGGTSFMGGLAAMYAWRSVYWSEQVSMRTRALLMIDWIIRGVWGRDLSKL, from the exons CCATTGACCGGTTTTAGACGAGCTCCTCTATTTTCCAATGAGTTTGCGTACAGCTCCAAGTTCAGCACCACCATTCCTCGTCGTGCGGATCCATCGCCTATCCCTGGATCACCCGCACCTCTCCCCCCCTCCCGATCTAGCATAATCTTGAGACGTTCTGTCACTGGATTGAAATGGGCTGGCTTCCTTATTGGGAGTTCAGTTCTTGGCATTGGTTTACTCACTGGCGCGCTCTTTATTCACGACGTATTTACTTACAACGACAGACATCTAGAAAAGGTACCTGTTAATCCTCTGGCACTCAAACCTGAAACTGGCGGCCCGAAGAACTTGCCCATTGCTAGCTCACTCGTCGGCGACgaagaggatgaagaggCGAAATACCTGTCAACGAAACCACGCCTTGTCATTGTTGGTGGTGGATGGGGG GCTGTCGGCGTTCTCCAAAAGTTGCACCCAGCTGATTACCATGTTACTATCGTTTCGCCAGAGACATACACGAATTTTACACCCCTGCTTCCTTCGGCTGCTGTTGGCACGGTTCAAGTTCGTAGCTTGATTGAACCGCTGCGCAAACTAGTTGCTCGTGTGCATGGCCATTTTGTCTGTGGAAAAGCTGTGGATATTGCGTTCTCGGATCAGCTGCTTGAAGTTGAAACTCAATCAGGAAACGGGACGCGTCGGATGTATATCCC ATATGACAAGCTTATTATTGCTGTTGGCTCGGTTTCGGCTCAGCATGGGGTACCCGGTCTTGAGAACTGCTTCCAATTGAAGAACATCCGTGATGCTCAAGCCATTCGCCGACGCATCTATG ACAATTTTGAGATTGCTGCGTTACCCACTACCAGCTCAGGGGAGCGCAAACGTCTGTTGTCTTTCGTCATTTGTGGTGGTGGTCCCACAGGCGTTGAAACCGCAGCG GAAATTTACGATCTCTGCCAGGAAGATATTATGCAATAC TATCCAAAACTCCTGCGAGAAGAAGTGTCCATTCATATCATTCAATCTCG CGATCATATCTTAAATACCTACTCCGAGAGTATCTCGCAATACGCTGAG CAAAAGTTCAATCGCGACAATGTCAATATTATTACAAACGCACGGGTCAAGGCTGTTTATCCAGACCGAGTTGAATACGAGCAACGCGAACCAAACGGAAAGGTTCTTTATTCAATCCCATCGAACTTTGTCCTTTGGAGCACTGGTATTGCAATGAACCCGTTCACCCAGCGCGTCAGCAACTTGTTACCAAATCAAGTTCACAGGAAG GCGATTGAGGTCGATGCTCATCTTCGTGTGAAAGGAGCACCTCTCGGAACTGTATACGCAGTTGGCGATGCCAGCACG ATTGAAACCTCGATTGTTGGCCATCTATTGGAACTCGTCGACGAAGCAGATAAGAACAAAGACGGTCGTATTGACTATGATGAATGGGAAATCATGG CAACTCGCATCCGTAAAAAGTTCCCAATGACAGACCAGCATATAGCGAAGCTACGCGAACTTTTTGACGCATATGACAAAGACCATGACGGCAGTCTCGGCCTAAACGAATTGGTTGTGTTGCTAGAAGAATTGGGAAACAAAATCACTGCCTTGCCAGCG ACGGCGCAAGTAGCTTCTCAGCAGGGTAAATATCTGGGTAGAAAGTTGAGCAAGCTCGCCAGGCAGAAGCGCATTTTAGCTGCCAACGATATTGATTTTGATGATGATGCTACGTATTCCGACCCTTTCAAGTATAAGCACTTGGGGAGTCTTGCGTACATTGGAAACGCT GCTGTGTTTGACCTCGGAGGTACATCATTTATGGGAGGACTT GCTGCAATGTATGCGTGGCGTAGCGTCTATTGGAGCGAACAGGTCTCGATGCGTACCCGCGCATTACTAATGATTGATTGGATTATCAG AGGTGTTTGGGGACGGGACTTGTCCAAGCTATAG